The following proteins come from a genomic window of Candidatus Zixiibacteriota bacterium:
- a CDS encoding PAS domain S-box protein codes for MIELLPVAVLELDLSGLRPVLLRWSNENRSSDGRPAADAYEAGAGTIRIVSVNAAAREILVPSGGAGTEIASTWVADAVVDAAGVLLSGGRGFIPTRIAAGEGNWIAVQAQLLLPSGAEGAWTPSYLVLRSSSEHSSRVDRSATEAHRMRSMLDAAPVGYQSLDSDGRILEVNAAWLETLGFRREEVIGRSLADFMTEPHRARFHESFSRFKKAGFATGVEYDLVRSDGLVLSLLFNGRILYNEDGSVDRTICIMHDITERRQMEDELRESELRFQQLASTINELFWLRTEREMLYVSPAYERIFGRTCLSLYEDHLSFLEGIHPADRDLLRMAHEREWERGVPVDTEVRVVRSDGTTRWIWIRTFHVHGKDGEVVRSAGIAEDITDRKYAEEALHESIARFRNIVEAAEAGYFFVDLEGRYGYVNLAWLRMHKYLSPGEVIGRPFEITTPAIDSHLAPVDIESMLSSENGFQCECARLCKDGSIGYHLFSGNPVVANGRQIGIEGFLIDITDRKIAEQALRESEERFRAAFQTSPDAIAINRESDGMYVDINEGFERITGYRREDIVGVTSLDMDIWVDRADRVRLVDALSERGYMDNLVAQFRMKDGRIITGNMCARSFMIAGLRHNLTITRDITRETAAQAVLAKRDRVLSAVATVADVLLRSEDIKGALDEVLRVIGQAAEVSRVYVFRNDRDTRYDLTCSQIAEWADEGIEPQINNPEMQRLSYTETGIDYWIATLGNNDAIFGETDSFDDPIRSVFVDQDIQSVAIVPIFAANRWWGFMGFDDCRQRRQWSRTELDALRSAAGIIGARIERHRAEQELRESETKFREIAEMLPEAVFESDAEGRITYANQKATQYFGFETRDYSRGLSILDVIVPEERERALASHQQLLRTGEHGVVEYTGVRKDGVKFPISVRSSRIVRNGVPVGTRGVVIDISMEKAYEREQLRSQKLESLGILAGGLAHDFNNLLTGILGNISIARLSEKLDTETDQGLEVAERAAMRARDLTQQLLTFSKGGEPVKKVISVEPVLRESVTFALRGSNVRAEISIAEDLKCIDADAGQISQVIHNLTINAVQAMPEGGTITVRACNRLIKPHSHPALGDGAYVEISVADEGLGIPERLLARIFDPYFTTKQTGSGLGLASSYSIVKKHGGHIDVSSIQGTGTTFTVYLPACGVNATPDPQGEELPAVGSGRILLMDDEGYIRDLATRVLSKAGFEIDCAAHGREAIELFEAARSSGVPYDVVILDLTVPGGMGGRETLEHLQTIDPGVRAIVCSGYSNDPILSRYGEVGFAAMVTKPYRPGELVQAVTVVLGSERVRSRAN; via the coding sequence ATGATCGAGCTACTGCCGGTGGCCGTGCTGGAACTGGACCTTTCGGGTTTGCGGCCGGTATTGCTCCGGTGGTCGAATGAAAACAGGTCATCGGATGGGCGACCGGCCGCCGACGCTTACGAGGCGGGTGCCGGGACGATTCGTATCGTTTCTGTCAACGCCGCGGCCCGTGAGATACTGGTTCCTTCGGGTGGAGCAGGGACGGAAATAGCGTCGACCTGGGTTGCTGATGCCGTGGTTGATGCGGCGGGTGTGCTGTTGTCCGGGGGGCGCGGCTTTATACCGACTCGTATCGCGGCAGGCGAGGGGAACTGGATTGCAGTGCAGGCCCAATTGCTTTTGCCTTCGGGAGCGGAAGGCGCGTGGACGCCAAGTTACCTTGTGTTGCGATCTTCGTCGGAGCATTCATCCCGGGTCGACAGGAGCGCCACCGAGGCGCACCGGATGCGGTCGATGCTTGACGCGGCACCGGTAGGATACCAGTCGCTGGATTCGGACGGTCGCATACTTGAAGTCAACGCCGCGTGGCTCGAGACTCTGGGTTTCCGTCGCGAGGAAGTCATCGGGCGGTCGCTGGCAGACTTCATGACGGAGCCTCATCGGGCCCGGTTCCACGAGTCGTTTTCGCGATTCAAGAAGGCGGGATTCGCCACCGGAGTCGAATACGATCTGGTACGAAGCGACGGGTTGGTGCTCTCCCTGCTGTTCAACGGACGGATCCTCTACAACGAGGACGGTTCGGTCGACCGGACGATCTGCATCATGCACGACATCACGGAGCGTCGCCAGATGGAGGACGAGCTGCGGGAGAGCGAACTGCGCTTCCAGCAGTTAGCTTCGACGATCAACGAGCTGTTCTGGCTGCGCACCGAGCGTGAGATGTTGTATGTCAGTCCGGCGTACGAGCGCATTTTCGGGCGAACCTGCCTGTCGTTGTATGAAGATCATTTGTCGTTTCTGGAGGGCATACACCCGGCCGACCGCGACCTGCTTCGCATGGCCCACGAGCGGGAATGGGAACGGGGCGTGCCGGTCGATACGGAGGTTCGGGTCGTTCGCAGTGACGGAACGACGCGCTGGATATGGATACGTACGTTTCACGTGCACGGCAAAGACGGCGAGGTTGTTCGGAGCGCCGGAATCGCCGAGGATATCACGGACCGGAAGTACGCGGAGGAGGCGCTGCACGAAAGTATTGCGCGGTTCCGGAACATTGTGGAGGCTGCCGAGGCCGGGTATTTCTTTGTCGACCTGGAAGGGCGTTACGGCTATGTGAACCTTGCGTGGCTGCGGATGCACAAGTACTTGTCGCCGGGCGAGGTGATCGGACGTCCGTTCGAGATCACGACGCCGGCGATCGACAGTCATCTTGCCCCGGTGGATATCGAATCGATGTTGTCCTCGGAGAACGGCTTTCAGTGCGAGTGTGCGCGGTTGTGCAAGGACGGATCGATCGGCTATCATTTGTTTTCCGGCAATCCGGTAGTCGCGAACGGACGACAGATCGGCATTGAAGGGTTTCTCATCGACATCACCGACCGGAAGATTGCGGAGCAGGCGCTTCGGGAGTCCGAAGAGAGATTTCGGGCGGCGTTTCAAACCAGCCCGGACGCGATCGCGATCAACCGCGAGTCCGACGGCATGTACGTGGACATCAATGAGGGGTTCGAGCGGATCACGGGCTATCGGCGCGAGGATATTGTCGGGGTAACGTCGCTCGATATGGACATCTGGGTGGATCGTGCGGACCGCGTGCGGCTGGTCGATGCGCTGAGCGAGCGCGGGTACATGGACAACCTCGTGGCGCAATTCCGGATGAAGGACGGTCGGATCATCACGGGCAACATGTGCGCCCGAAGCTTCATGATTGCCGGGCTTCGGCACAATTTGACGATAACGCGTGATATCACCAGGGAGACAGCGGCCCAGGCCGTTTTGGCGAAACGCGACCGGGTGTTGTCGGCGGTTGCGACGGTGGCCGACGTGTTGCTGAGGAGCGAGGATATCAAGGGGGCTCTTGACGAGGTATTGCGGGTGATCGGACAGGCGGCGGAGGTGAGCCGCGTCTATGTGTTTCGCAACGACCGTGACACGCGGTACGACCTAACCTGTTCGCAGATTGCAGAGTGGGCGGACGAGGGGATCGAGCCGCAGATCAACAATCCTGAGATGCAGCGGCTGTCGTACACAGAGACGGGAATCGACTACTGGATTGCGACGCTCGGCAATAACGATGCGATATTCGGCGAGACCGATTCATTCGACGACCCCATCCGGTCCGTGTTCGTCGACCAGGATATCCAGTCGGTCGCGATCGTTCCGATCTTTGCGGCGAATCGATGGTGGGGGTTCATGGGGTTCGATGACTGCCGCCAGCGGAGACAGTGGAGCCGGACGGAACTGGATGCGCTCAGGTCTGCGGCGGGCATAATCGGCGCGCGAATCGAGCGGCACCGGGCCGAACAGGAGCTTCGGGAGAGCGAAACGAAGTTCCGGGAGATCGCCGAGATGCTGCCCGAGGCGGTTTTCGAGAGCGATGCAGAGGGGCGTATCACCTATGCGAATCAGAAGGCGACCCAGTATTTCGGTTTCGAAACCAGGGATTACAGCCGGGGCCTGAGCATACTGGATGTGATTGTGCCGGAGGAACGGGAACGCGCGTTGGCCAGCCATCAGCAACTGTTGCGGACGGGAGAGCATGGCGTAGTCGAATACACGGGGGTGCGAAAGGACGGCGTCAAATTTCCCATCAGTGTCCGCTCCAGCCGGATAGTTCGCAACGGCGTGCCGGTCGGCACGCGCGGAGTCGTGATCGATATCTCGATGGAGAAGGCCTACGAGCGGGAGCAACTTCGGTCTCAGAAGCTCGAGTCGCTGGGCATTCTGGCGGGAGGGCTTGCGCATGACTTCAATAACCTTCTGACGGGTATTCTGGGCAATATCTCGATCGCCCGTCTTTCGGAAAAACTGGACACGGAAACGGACCAGGGACTTGAGGTCGCGGAGCGGGCGGCGATGCGGGCCCGGGATTTGACACAGCAACTGCTCACGTTTTCCAAAGGCGGAGAACCGGTGAAGAAAGTGATCTCGGTGGAACCCGTACTCCGGGAATCGGTGACGTTCGCGTTGCGGGGATCTAATGTCCGGGCGGAGATTTCGATTGCCGAGGATTTGAAGTGCATCGACGCGGACGCCGGCCAGATAAGCCAGGTGATACACAACCTTACGATCAACGCCGTGCAGGCCATGCCGGAGGGGGGGACGATTACGGTCCGTGCGTGCAACCGCCTGATAAAGCCGCACAGCCATCCTGCGCTCGGCGACGGAGCCTATGTGGAGATTTCTGTTGCGGACGAGGGGTTGGGAATCCCGGAGCGTCTACTTGCACGGATATTCGACCCATACTTCACGACAAAACAAACCGGCAGCGGACTGGGACTGGCGTCATCGTATTCGATCGTTAAGAAGCACGGGGGGCATATCGACGTGTCTTCGATTCAGGGAACGGGCACGACGTTCACGGTTTACCTGCCCGCCTGCGGCGTGAACGCAACACCGGACCCGCAGGGTGAGGAGTTACCGGCGGTCGGGTCGGGGCGGATCCTACTGATGGATGACGAGGGGTACATTCGTGATCTTGCGACCAGGGTTTTGTCCAAAGCCGGATTCGAGATAGACTGCGCAGCGCACGGGCGGGAAGCTATAGAACTATTCGAGGCGGCGCGCAGCTCGGGAGTACCCTACGATGTCGTGATTCTGGACCTGACGGTTCCCGGCGGAATGGGCGGGCGCGAGACACTTGAGCACCTGCAGACGATTGACCCGGGTGTTCGCGCTATCGTGTGCAGCGGATATTCCAACGATCCCATACTGTCCCGATACGGGGAGGTCGGTTTTGCGGCCATGGTGACCAAGCCGTACCGGCCCGGGGAGCTGGTTCAGGCCGTGACGGTGGTACTCGGGTCCGAACGTGTCCGGTCCCGCGCGAATTAA
- a CDS encoding agmatine deiminase family protein: MRKSPLVLGLVLLVCLLASPKAVQADSTETLLPIGLTEEEKGRLHEIGKNHTVTKAPTGVLRNPAEWEPSEGVIIRWPLGISVALVREMSEDLMVTTIVANSSEQASATSAYQSGGVVMANTQFLIASTNSIWTRDYGPWFIFSDEALGIVDHIYNRPRPLDDLIPGILGSQWGIPVYGMDLIHTGGNHMSDGLGRSMSTRLVYNENSGKTPAQVDSIMLAYLGNDYTVLDYIESGGIHHIDCWAKFLSPTTIMVKDVPVGDYSYELLNDRAEYLSQQVSAWGQPYTIVRVYCPYGTAYTNSIILNDKVLVPIFGSGYDNIALQTYRDAMPGYEVIGFTGSWYDDDAVHCRTMGVPDRYMLRVHHVPLVRVADSLAGYEISALIHACSGAALIGDSLKVVYRVGEGEWESALLSAGTETDWFDGTLPPQASGAEVSYYVQAADLSGRMETHPYIGAPGAHRFSVNITPTIVADSSILCTGGTTIAFCPDIVDGEDSSHTITYANYPAWLSPSGDSLTGTVPMGMTSTGSFDVVVSDAYNSAAQTVALDVILCGDVNDDAIGPDLSDLIYLVNYLFLSGPAPNSATASNVDGVGGVDLSDLIYLVNLLFMGGPPATCGL; this comes from the coding sequence ATGCGCAAGAGTCCGTTGGTCCTGGGGCTTGTACTGCTTGTTTGTCTGCTGGCATCGCCGAAGGCGGTTCAGGCGGACTCTACCGAAACGTTACTGCCGATCGGGTTGACGGAGGAGGAAAAGGGGCGTCTGCACGAAATCGGCAAGAATCATACGGTGACGAAGGCGCCGACCGGCGTGCTGCGGAATCCGGCGGAGTGGGAACCCTCGGAGGGGGTGATTATTCGCTGGCCTCTCGGGATATCGGTTGCGCTGGTTCGCGAGATGTCGGAGGACCTGATGGTTACGACTATCGTCGCCAACTCGAGCGAGCAGGCCTCGGCAACGAGCGCATACCAGAGCGGGGGGGTGGTGATGGCCAACACGCAGTTCCTGATTGCATCGACAAATTCGATATGGACCCGCGACTATGGACCATGGTTCATATTCTCGGATGAAGCGCTGGGTATCGTGGACCACATCTACAACCGACCGCGTCCGCTTGACGACCTGATTCCCGGCATACTCGGCAGTCAGTGGGGTATTCCGGTGTACGGGATGGACCTGATTCACACGGGCGGCAACCACATGTCCGACGGACTGGGCCGTTCGATGTCGACGCGGCTGGTCTACAACGAGAATTCCGGCAAGACGCCCGCGCAGGTTGATTCGATCATGCTCGCGTACCTGGGCAACGACTATACGGTGCTGGACTATATTGAGAGCGGCGGCATTCACCATATCGATTGCTGGGCGAAGTTTCTGAGTCCGACCACCATAATGGTGAAGGATGTTCCGGTGGGCGATTACAGCTATGAGTTGCTGAATGACCGTGCCGAGTACCTCTCCCAGCAGGTATCCGCATGGGGGCAGCCGTACACGATCGTACGGGTGTATTGTCCGTACGGCACCGCTTATACCAATTCGATTATTCTGAACGACAAAGTGCTGGTGCCGATATTCGGTTCCGGATACGACAATATCGCGTTACAGACGTACCGCGACGCGATGCCCGGATATGAGGTGATCGGTTTTACGGGATCCTGGTACGATGACGACGCCGTTCACTGCCGGACGATGGGGGTCCCGGATCGATACATGCTGCGCGTACACCACGTGCCGCTGGTTCGTGTCGCGGACTCGCTTGCCGGGTATGAGATCAGCGCGCTGATTCATGCGTGTTCCGGAGCGGCGCTGATTGGCGACTCGCTGAAGGTAGTGTATCGGGTCGGAGAAGGGGAGTGGGAAAGCGCGTTGCTCAGCGCCGGGACGGAGACGGACTGGTTTGACGGGACTCTTCCACCGCAGGCTTCAGGGGCGGAGGTCTCTTACTACGTTCAGGCGGCCGACCTGTCCGGCCGGATGGAGACCCACCCATATATCGGAGCGCCGGGGGCGCACCGCTTTTCCGTCAATATCACACCGACGATAGTGGCGGATTCGAGCATTCTGTGTACCGGCGGAACCACTATTGCGTTCTGTCCGGATATTGTCGACGGTGAAGATTCCTCTCATACGATCACGTATGCGAACTACCCAGCGTGGTTGTCGCCGTCGGGAGACAGCCTTACAGGCACGGTGCCGATGGGGATGACATCGACGGGTTCGTTTGATGTAGTTGTCAGTGATGCATACAACAGCGCAGCTCAGACAGTGGCGCTGGATGTGATCCTCTGCGGAGATGTGAACGACGATGCCATCGGTCCTGATCTTTCCGATTTGATATACCTGGTCAACTATCTGTTCCTGTCGGGTCCGGCGCCGAATTCGGCGACGGCGTCGAACGTGGACGGGGTCGGGGGAGTGGACTTGTCGGATCTTATCTACCTGGTCAACCTGCTGTTCATGGGCGGACCGCCGGCAACCTGCGGGCTCTGA